In Oxalobacteraceae bacterium OTU3CINTB1, the sequence ACGCCCTCGGCCAGCAGGCTGCGCACGCGCGGCAGGCTTTGCGCCAGCAATTCGTCTTCCGACGCGGCGCGGGTGGCGCGCACGGTGGACATGATGCCGCCGCCGGCGCGCGAAATATCCTCGTAGGTGGCGCCATTCAGGCGCGCCTCGAATTCATCGCTGCGGTTGCCGGCGTGGACGATGTGGGTGTGGCAGTCGATCAGGCCCGGCGTCAGCCAGCAGCCCTCCCCGTCATGCGTGGCGGCCGCCCGCGCGTCAGGCGGCAGCGCCGCGACAGGTCCCAGCCACGCGATGCGGCCGTCCTTGACGGCGATGGCGGCATCGCGGATTTCGCCGTAGCCCCCGTCCATGGTGGCCAGGTGCACATTGGTAAACAACACATCCCACGCGGTCATGCCATGCCTTCGTATTATTTTAGATATTGATGATGTCGACCACGAACACGGTCGCCTGCGCCGCCTCCAGGTTCCATACCTGCTCGGACTCGATCACCAGCATGTCGTAGCGCACCATGGCGATGCGTTCGCGCGCGCTGCTGACGGACAGGCTTTCGCCGTCGGCCAGGAACACCAGCGTGGTGCTGGCGCGCCGGTTCAGCTCCAGCGTGCCGCGCACCACGCAGGCTTCGAGCCGATGGCGGCAGCGGCCGCGCCGCGTCATCACATTGAAATCGGTGGTGTTGGCGCCGGTGACGGTGGCGTGCACCGCATCCTCGCCGGCGAACTCGATCAGCGGCTCGCTGGGGCTGAGCACCACGCGCTCGTCGCCGAAATCGAGCAGCACGCCGTCGCCGTCGACCAGCGCCAGGGTGCGGTCGATGCCGGGGAAAGCGGAGAACGGGCCGTCCTGGGTGATGGTCGCCAGGCTGACGCGCCAGTCGAAATCGTCAAAACCGGCGCCGGCGGGAGAGGCGGCGATTTCGGTCGTGCTGCCGCCGCCGTTCTTCCACGGCGCGGGCATCAGGCTTGCATACTGGATCAGCTGGGTCATCGGAACTCCCTCAGTTCGGCCATCGTCTGCTTGAAGCGCGCAGCGATCGCCTGCTGCGCCACGTGCTGCTGGTTGCGTACTACCCACTGGCCGCCGACCATGACGTCCTTGACCAGATTGTCGTTGCCGCTGAAGACGAAACTGCCAAGCACCTCGTCCAGCGCCAAGCCATAAAGATTCGGGTGATCGTCATCAAGCACGATCACATCGGCGCGGCGCCCCGGGGCCAAGGCGCCGACCGGCCGTCCCGCCGCCTGCGCGCCGCCGCGCAAGGCGCCCTGCCACAGAAAATCACCGACATGGCGCTCCGTGGCCGACACCGCGATATTGCGGCGCTGGTGCTGCAGGCGCTGGCCGTATTCCAGCCAGCGCAGTTCCTCCACCGGGCTTTGCGAAATATGGCTGTCGCTGCCGATGCCGAAGCGCCCGCCCGCCGCCAGGAAGTCCTCCAGCGGGAACAGGCCGTCGCCCAGGTTCGCCTCGGTGGTCAGGCACAGGCCGGCCACCGCGCCGCTGGCCGCCATGCGATCGACTTCGCCGCGCGTCAGGTGGGTGGCGTGCACCAGGCACCAGCGCTCGTCGACGGCGACGTTATCGAGCAGCCACTCGACCGGCCGGCGCCCGCTCCAGTCCAGCGACTGCCGCACCTCCGGCTGCTGCTCGGCGATGTGGATGTGCACCGGGCGGTCCGGCGGCAAAGCCGCCAGCACCGCGTTGATCTGTCCCACCGAGGCCGCGCGCAGCGAATGCGGCGCCACGCCCACCTCGGTTTGCGCGTCGCGCAACGGTTCCAGCGCCTCGATCACGCGCAGCACATCTGCGACGTCGGTCTTGAAACGCTGCTGTTCGGGTTTCAGGGCGCTTTCGCCAAAACCGGAATAACTATACAACACCGGCAGCATCGTCACGCCGATTCCGGCCAACCGTGCGGCGGCTATCACCCGCTCGGCCGTTTCGGCCGGGCGCGGGTACATGGCGCCGTCCGGCGAGCGTTGCACATAGTGGAATTCGCACAGCGAGGTATAGCCATGGCGCAGGCATTCGGAGAACAGCTGGGCCGCGATGGCCTCGATCTGCACGGGGGTGATGTTGCGGGCGAAGCGGTACATCAGGTCGCGCCAGGTCCAGAAGCTGTCCTGGGCGCCGCCGGCTTTGTGCGGCCCGGCCTTTTCCGTGCGCCCGCCCAGCGCCCGCTGGAAGCTGTGCGAATGCAGGTTGATCATGCCCGGCAGCGCATACTCGACGGTTTCGACGCCCTCCACGGCGGCGCCGGCGGCCGCCGCCAGGATAGTGCCCGCCGCGTCCCACTCTATCAGCACATCGGTGCGCCAACCTTCCGGC encodes:
- a CDS encoding HutD family protein, with translation MTQLIQYASLMPAPWKNGGGSTTEIAASPAGAGFDDFDWRVSLATITQDGPFSAFPGIDRTLALVDGDGVLLDFGDERVVLSPSEPLIEFAGEDAVHATVTGANTTDFNVMTRRGRCRHRLEACVVRGTLELNRRASTTLVFLADGESLSVSSARERIAMVRYDMLVIESEQVWNLEAAQATVFVVDIINI
- a CDS encoding formimidoylglutamate deiminase, encoding MSKLFARHALLPEGWRTDVLIEWDAAGTILAAAAGAAVEGVETVEYALPGMINLHSHSFQRALGGRTEKAGPHKAGGAQDSFWTWRDLMYRFARNITPVQIEAIAAQLFSECLRHGYTSLCEFHYVQRSPDGAMYPRPAETAERVIAAARLAGIGVTMLPVLYSYSGFGESALKPEQQRFKTDVADVLRVIEALEPLRDAQTEVGVAPHSLRAASVGQINAVLAALPPDRPVHIHIAEQQPEVRQSLDWSGRRPVEWLLDNVAVDERWCLVHATHLTRGEVDRMAASGAVAGLCLTTEANLGDGLFPLEDFLAAGGRFGIGSDSHISQSPVEELRWLEYGQRLQHQRRNIAVSATERHVGDFLWQGALRGGAQAAGRPVGALAPGRRADVIVLDDDHPNLYGLALDEVLGSFVFSGNDNLVKDVMVGGQWVVRNQQHVAQQAIAARFKQTMAELREFR